The genomic region ATTGAAGTACCTGGCCGGAACCGAGCTCGGCGCCGGGACGTTTACGGTGGACGTCCTGCCGGAGGACGCCGCCCGGGCGCTCCGGCAGGCGGAGCCGTGAGCGGACCTTCCGAGGTCTGCGCGGAGGCCCCGGGCCGGGTCAACCTGCTGGGCGAGCACACCGACTACAACGAGGGTTTCGTTCTGCCGATGCCGCTCCGGCAGGTCACCCGCGTCTTCGCCGCGCGGGCCGACGGCGTGGTGGAGGCGTACGCCGAGGTATTCGATGAGCGACTGGCGCGTAAGATCGGAGGGCCGCGTGAGGGCACCTGGCTGGATTACGTCGCCGGCTGCGTGTGGGCGCTCGCCCAGGAAGGGATCCACCTGCCGGGCGCAAGGTTTCGCATTGAGCGCGGGGTGCCGCCCGGCGCCGGGCTGGCCAGTTCCGCCGCCCTCGAGGTCGCCGTCCTGCGCGCGCTGCGGGCCTTGTACGAGATCCCTTTGGATGACCTGCGGCTCGCGCTGCTCGCCCATCGGGCCGAGGTGGAGTATGTCGGCGTGCGCTGCGGCGTGATGGACCAGATCGCCGGGTCGTTGGGCAGATCAGGTCAGGCCCTGTTCCTGGACACGCGCAGTCTACAGTGTGAGTGGGTCCCCATCCCCGCGGGGTATCGGTTCGAGGTGGTGGATTCGGGCGTTCCGCGCCGGCTGGTGGAGGCCGGCTACAACCGGCGCCGCGCCGAGTGCGAAGAATCTGCGGCGCGCCTGGGCGTCCGGGCGCTGCGCGATCTTGCTCCCGGCGACCTGGAGCGGATCGCCCGGCTGCCCGAGCCGCTCGGACGGCGGGCCCGGCACGTCGTCACCGAGAATGCACGGGTCCTGGCAGGGGTCGAGGCCCTTCGGGCGGGAGACGCGCGGACGTTCGGACGGTTGATGGTCGAGTCGCACCGGTCGCTGGTGGAAGACTACGAAGTGTCTACCCCTGAGTTGGACCGGCTCGTGGACCTGGCGATGGAACACGGGGCGCTGGGCGCGCGTCTGACAGGGGCCGGTTTCGGCGGGAGCATCGTGGCGCTGGTGGCGGATCGGTAGTAGCCGCGGTCGCGCGTCAGCAGGCTCTCAGCGGAGCCGCGTCAGAAGCTCGTCCGTGCCTTCCCGCACGTGTGGCTTGAGATAGCCGCGCCAGCGGGCGATGTGCTGGGGATCTACCTGCTTGCGCAAGACGGCCTCGCCCTCGCGCAGTTCAAACGCAACGCGCATGCCCGGCCGCAACCCCAGGGCATCGCGCACGCCCTTCGGAATCGTCACCTGTCCCTTCTTGGTAAGGGTGCTCACGCCATACCCCCCCAGACCGGTGTCCCGGCTCTCCACGCAAACCCGCCCTCGATTGAACCGGTCGAAGATCCGATCCATTCCCTCCCTTCCGTGTAGATGGCCACGGCCGTGCCTCCCACCACAACGGGGAAGAGCCCACGCTCCTCCATGGCCCGAACGACGAGCGCGGCGGCACGGACCAACTGATCGATCCTCCGGAGGTCCTCGGGGATCTGATCGAGCTGCGCCCTTAGGGCGTCAATCGAGCTTATGGGGGATCCCCGCAGATGCGCGCGTGCGCTCGATGGTGGCGAGGAGGCGTGCCTCGGCCGGGTCACGCGGACGGGCTCGGGTCGCGGAGGGCAGCCGTTTGGCGACCTCGCGGCCTCGCTGCCGGCGCGCCTTCAAAGTGTCCCATGAGATCGCCTTGCGAGCCACGATGTGCCTCCTTTGCCTTCACCATACATGATTAGGGGTTCGGGAGCCGATAGGCAAGTCCCAATGATGTCGATGCGATGTCGCCCTCTGTGGAGGGCAAGGAAAGGGGCGTCAAGTGTCAGGAAGACCGCGGCAGCGCCACCGTGAACCTGCTCCCCTCCCCCTCCCGGCTCTCCACCCACACCCGCCCGCCATGCGCTTCGACCAGCGACTTCACGATCGCGAGCCCGAGCCCTGAGCCGCCGCTCGCGCGCGATCGCGAGGCGTCCAGCCTGTAGAACCGGTCAAAGATCCGCTCGGTTTCCCCTGGAGGGATGCCCGGCCCGGTGTCGGCCACCCAGAACCGAAGCTCGTCCGGGTCGGCTTCTAGCCCCACGGTCACGGCTCCGCCCGCGGGCGTGTTGCGGATCGCGTTGTCGAGCAGGTTGTGGACGACCTGCATCATCCGCTCGCGGTCCACGCTGACCGCTGGAAGCCCGGCTGCTATCCGGCTCTGCACGGAGACGCTCTTGTCCGCGGCATGCGGACCTACCGCCGCCGCTGCGTCGACCACCAATGCGCTCAGATCCGTCGGCGCCCGGTGAAGCGGCAGCCGGCCGGCCTGTGCCAGCGACAGGTCCCGCAAGTCCTCGACGAGCCGCGCCAGCAGGCGCACCTGCGTGTGAAGCGCGGCCAGGCGATCGGGCGCGGGCTCCACCACACCGTCCAGCATACCTTCCAGGTTGGCCTGCAGCACCGACAGCGGTGTGCCGAGTTCGTGCGCGATGTCGGCCACCAGGTTGCGGCGGCTCTCCTCCAGTCGCCTCAGGTCGGCGGCCATGGTGTTGAACGCGCGTGCCAGGTTGCCCAGATCGTCGTCCGACGGCACCGGTACCTCCTGGGCCAGATCTCCCCGACCTATGCGCGCCGCGGCGTCCGACATCCGGCGCAGGGGGGTCGTCAGGTAGCGGGCCATGAGGATCCCCAGCAGCACGGCAGCCAAGCCTCCGGCCAGGGCAGCCAGCCAGGTCGTCCGGCGCAACTGCGCGAGGAAGTGCAACTCCTCCGGTCCCATCATGCGCCGCATCATCCGGCGCATCTCTCCAGGATCGGCCGTGTGTGGCATGCGGGGCCGCCCGATGGCGCCGGGAGGGAGCGGCTGCCCCGGTGGCACATGGCCCGGCGGGGGCAGCATCATTGGACCGCCCAAGAAGTAGTGGTCAAACTCGGCCCGGATCGTTGCACTCGAGATGACGCCTACCGCGGCAATGGAAACCAGGGCCACGGTCACGAAGGCCAGGATCAGCCGCCCCTGCAGGCTAGTCACGGCCGGGCTCCGCCAGGCGGTACCCTGCGCCGTGCACGGTGAGCACGTACCTGGGCTGGCGGGGATCGGGTTCGAGCTTGTGCCGCAGGTTCTTGACGTGGGCGTCAATCGTGCGTTCGTAGCCCTCGAAGGCGTGGCCCTGCACCAGGTCAATCAACTGGAGGCGCGTGAAAACCCGGCCCGGCGAGCGCGTGAGCGCGGCCAACAATCTGAACTCGGTCGGCGTCAACGCCACCACCACGCCGCCCCGGCGGACCTCCATGCGCCCCTGGTCAATCTCCAGGTCGCCGACAATCAGGACCTCGGCGGGCGCCTCGCCGCTGGCACGCCGCAGCACGGCCCTCACCCGGGCGACGA from bacterium harbors:
- the galK gene encoding galactokinase, producing MSGPSEVCAEAPGRVNLLGEHTDYNEGFVLPMPLRQVTRVFAARADGVVEAYAEVFDERLARKIGGPREGTWLDYVAGCVWALAQEGIHLPGARFRIERGVPPGAGLASSAALEVAVLRALRALYEIPLDDLRLALLAHRAEVEYVGVRCGVMDQIAGSLGRSGQALFLDTRSLQCEWVPIPAGYRFEVVDSGVPRRLVEAGYNRRRAECEESAARLGVRALRDLAPGDLERIARLPEPLGRRARHVVTENARVLAGVEALRAGDARTFGRLMVESHRSLVEDYEVSTPELDRLVDLAMEHGALGARLTGAGFGGSIVALVADR
- a CDS encoding AbrB/MazE/SpoVT family DNA-binding domain-containing protein, whose protein sequence is MSTLTKKGQVTIPKGVRDALGLRPGMRVAFELREGEAVLRKQVDPQHIARWRGYLKPHVREGTDELLTRLR
- a CDS encoding ATP-binding protein, which produces MTSLQGRLILAFVTVALVSIAAVGVISSATIRAEFDHYFLGGPMMLPPPGHVPPGQPLPPGAIGRPRMPHTADPGEMRRMMRRMMGPEELHFLAQLRRTTWLAALAGGLAAVLLGILMARYLTTPLRRMSDAAARIGRGDLAQEVPVPSDDDLGNLARAFNTMAADLRRLEESRRNLVADIAHELGTPLSVLQANLEGMLDGVVEPAPDRLAALHTQVRLLARLVEDLRDLSLAQAGRLPLHRAPTDLSALVVDAAAAVGPHAADKSVSVQSRIAAGLPAVSVDRERMMQVVHNLLDNAIRNTPAGGAVTVGLEADPDELRFWVADTGPGIPPGETERIFDRFYRLDASRSRASGGSGLGLAIVKSLVEAHGGRVWVESREGEGSRFTVALPRSS
- a CDS encoding response regulator transcription factor, which encodes MSRRTILVVDDEPEITDIVRKYLERDGYHVVSAADGRAALAAFMHEKPNLVILDLMLPEVDGWEVARQIRAAGGTPIIMLTARGEEVDRLLGLGLGADDYITKPFSPREVVARVRAVLRRASGEAPAEVLIVGDLEIDQGRMEVRRGGVVVALTPTEFRLLAALTRSPGRVFTRLQLIDLVQGHAFEGYERTIDAHVKNLRHKLEPDPRQPRYVLTVHGAGYRLAEPGRD